One genomic segment of Musa acuminata AAA Group cultivar baxijiao chromosome BXJ3-3, Cavendish_Baxijiao_AAA, whole genome shotgun sequence includes these proteins:
- the LOC135633940 gene encoding LOW QUALITY PROTEIN: putative disease resistance RPP13-like protein 1 (The sequence of the model RefSeq protein was modified relative to this genomic sequence to represent the inferred CDS: deleted 1 base in 1 codon), with product MARWILAGLGSLGSSFIGSLMGKISDYVIERVSEDPGVADLHKLRNTLSGTERIIGRVENMWIKDDNTKKRLKELLMKLKDTVYEADDLLDEIQFRVLKQQIEQQGAQGYEASNQSSSSSDLPPSIKRKFSERVGRLFGREDDVIRVREIQMTLDEYTTDIEHFIDKLDDDEKQMITSVVPRTTTSFPIETQVFGRDEQLNHLLEQLMKSADGSGSSNSSISTLTIVGIGGVGKTTLAQQAYNHERVKNYFQHEVWVCVSDNFNVERLTKEIIESITENKCDLSNLDTLQVVLKKNLTSKRFLLVLDDVWNEDSLKWERFCAPLRYGEPGSKILVTTRSKKIAEMVGNPIPLGGLAEASYWKLFKKCAFGSEDAGEFPHLEAIAKKIAGRLKGLPLAARTVGGLLKTQMNEEHWRIIAGSEIWQLQQDEQGVLPVLQLSYQCLPSHLKQCFVFCSLFLKDLPFDERDLIRLWMAEGYVAQNNNVTMEDTGSRYFLDLVNRFFFQEAPVGSKYVMHDLIHDLAQFISEGEFCRIDDDEWKEIPNTTRHLSVIDGTNFLEFYCNEKLRTLMINYKIHWYVDSSLFLRFERLKNIRVLILQSCGLWELPETIGGSIHLRYLDISHNIFFSRLPESLFGLYNLRVLNLLECALQSLPYGMSKLINLMHLNAEDKIISEINDVGKLTSLRGLSSFKVLKDQGHEVAQLGSLKQLHGQLRITNLENVESKQEAGMANLNNKQYLDALALEWTSDDGSSLDGNELVVLEEVFEGLQPLQALKSLTIRGYNGVRSPSWLQAQSLTNLATLRLINCKAWKDLSCIGQLPNLKNFYVEGMPAVKQISHELSTESKFLHNLEMPDQGKCFPCLEELTFKDMPEWEEWSCADGRQLFPYLQNLKIVRCPRLKRMPPLPPSLKSLSLCQVGLTEVLEDIPKCEGLPCLDQLPSLKVLRIERMPVFPRDQRKYFPSLEELTFRDMPEWEEWSWADGRQLFPCLRKLEIKRCPKLKRMPPLPPSLESLLLSQVGLTEVPRLLEEIDGSSSSMTVSELKIYSLKKVEMEDIPECEGLPCLGQLPSLKVLRIERMPAVKKVGDGFFGSRDQSKCFPSLKELTIRDMPQWEEWSWADGRQLFPCLRKLEIKRCPKLKRMPPLPPSLESLLLSQVGLTEVPRLWEEIDGSSSSMTVSELKIYSLKKVKLEDIPECEGLPCLGQLPSLKVLRIERMPTVKKVGDGFFGSRDQSKCFPSLKELTIRDMPQWEEWSWADGRQLFPCLRKLQIERCPRLKRMPLLPPLKTLRLCEVGLTEVAGLREGIHGGGICVTASRSSLEINQCPNLRNLQEGLLSHSFPNIGDIAILECAELVLLPVKEFKELTSLEKLSICSCPKLLSMTRDGDINICLPPSIKELVLSDCGNLGKLLLGCLHNLTSLTRLEIGDCRCIESLPATSLLHLKRLQYLKFWKCGELRSKDELLLNEGNEQVEGSSVTELCIDDTALFKLSLLRRTLPSVRALRILNFHRATMSDEEEQLLRSLTALRVLEFEDCKNLQSLPRELHAFPSICLLIIIGCPEIQSLPEKGLPTSLRNLIFVGCHPMLSEQLKKHLDEMKSSGRFLALDRLEIHEDKRISSRYVLKNYSEKNYSEEEEEEEEFSDKRSSSRYVLKNYSEEEEEEEEEFSDKRSSSRYVLKNYSEKNYSEEEEEEEEEEELSE from the exons ATGGCGCGGTGGATACTAGCAGGCTTGGGATCGCTCGGATCGTCCttcatcgggagcttgatgggtaaGATCAGCGACTATGTGATCGAAAGAGTTTCGGAGGATCCCGGAGTCGCTGACCTCCACAAGCTGAGGAACACTCTTTCGGGGACTGAGCGCATCATCGGCAGAGTCGAGAACATGTGGATTAAAGATGATAACACGAAAAAGCGATTGAAGGAATTGCTGATGAAACTGAAGGACACTGTTTATGAGGCTGACGACTTGCTTGATGAGATCCAGTTCCGGGTTCTGAAGCAACAGATCGAGCAACAAGGAGCTCAGGGGTATGAGGCAAGTAAccaatcatcttcttcttctgatcTCCCTCCGagtataaaaagaaaattttctgaaCGTGTCGGTCGCCTCTTCGGTAGAGAAGATGATGTGATTAGAGTGAGGGAAATTCAGATGACGTTAGATGAATATACTACTGACATCGAGCATTTCATTGATAAATTAGATGATGATGAGAAACAGATGATAACGTCAGTAGTGCCTCGAACCACCACTTCCTTTCCGATAGAAACTCAAGTATTCGGACGAGACGAACAGCTGAATCACCTTCTGGAACAGTTGATGAAATCTGCCGACGGATCCGGATCCAGCAACAGTAGCATCTCTACCTTAACTATTGTTGGGATCGGCGGGGTCGGAAAGACTACTCTTGCTCAGCAAGCCTACAACCACGAGAGGGTGAAGAACTATTTTCAGCATGAGGTCTGGGTCTGTGTATCAGACAACTTCAACGTGGAAAGGCTTACCAAAGAGATCATAGAATCCATAACCGAGAATAAGTGTGATCTCAGCAACCTTGATACACTTCAAGTGGTTCTTAAGAAGAACTTGACCTCAAAAAGGTTCCTGCTTGTCCTCGACGATGTGTGGAACGAGGACAGTCTGAAATGGGAAAGATTTTGTGCACCATTGAGGTACGGAGAACCAGGAAGCAAGATTTTGGTTACAACTCGCTCTAAAAAGATTGCAGAAATGGTTGGCAATCCGATCCCTCTAGGAGGTCTGGCTGAAGCCAGCTATTGGAAATTGTTCAAGAAATGTGCATTTGGTTCCGAAGACGCCGGTGAATTTCCACATCTAGAAGCCATAGCAAAGAAGATCGCTGGCAGGTTGAAGGGGTTGCCACTTGCGGCAAGGACGGTAGGCGGGTTGTTGAAGACGCAGATGAATGAGGAGCACTGGAGAATCATCGCAGGGAGTGAAATCTGGCAACTACAGCAAGACGAACAGGGTGTCCTGCCAGTCCTACAATTGAGCTATCAATGTCTTCCCTCACACCTTAAGCAGTGTTTTGTTTTCTGTTCCCTCTTCCTCAAAGATCTTCCGTTTGATGAACGAGACTTGATCCGgctttggatggcagaaggctacgTTGCTCAAAACAACAATGTGACGATGGAGGATACAGGAAGCCGCTACTTCCTCGACTTAGTGAACAGGTTTTTCTTTCAGGAAGCTCCTGTGGGATCGAAATATGTGATGCATGATCTCATACATGATCTTGCTCAATTTATTTCAGAGGGGGAGTTTTGCAGGATCGATGATGATGAGTGGAAAGAGATCCCTAATACGACTCGTCATTTGTCAGTAATCGATGGAACTAATTTCCTGGAGTTTTACTGTAATGAAAAATTACGGACCCTTATGATCAATTATAAAATTCATTGGTATGTCGATAGCTCTTTGTTCCTCCGGTttgaaagattaaaaaatattCGAGTGTTGATATTACAAAGCTGTGGCTTGTGGGAGTTGCCCGAGACAATTGGTGGCTCGATACATCTCCGCTACCTTGACATATCCCATAACATTTTCTTTTCGAGGTTGCCGGAGTCATTATTTGGTCTTTACAATTTGCGAGTGCTGAATCTGTTGGAATGTGCACTACAGAGTTTACCGTACGGCATGAGCAAGTTGATCAACTTGATGCATCTTAATGCGGAAGATAAAATAATTTCCGAGATAAATGATGTTGGGAAGCTGACTTCTCTTCGAGGATTGTCTTCATTCAAAGTACTCAAGGATCAGGGACACGAGGTTGCCCAATTAGGCAGTCTGAAACAACTTCACGGACAACTTCGAATTACCAACCTCGAGAACGTTGAGAGTAAACAAGAAGCAGGCATGGCTAATCTGAACAACAAACAGTACCTTGATGCATTGGCCTTAGAATGGACATCAGATGATGGCTCCAGTTTGGATGGCAATGAATTAGTTGTGTTGGAGGAGGTATTCGAAGGTCTCCAACCACTTCAGGCTCTCAAAAGTTTGACGATCAGAGGGTATAATGGTGTCAGATCACCCAGTTGGCTGCAGGCACAATCGTTAACGAATCTGGCAACTCTTAGATTGATAAACTGCAAAGCATGGAAGGATCTTTCATGCATTGGACAGCTACCGAATCTCAAGAACTTTTATGTGGAGGGAATGCCTGCAGTGAAACAAATAAGTCATGAATTAAGTACAGAAAGCAAGTTCTTGCATAATCTGGAAATGCCAGACCAAGGCAAGTGTTTTCCATGCTTGGAAGAGCTCACGTTCAAGGACATGCCAGAATGGGAAGAGTGGTCTTGTGCTGATGGCCGACAGCTGTTTCCCTACTTGCAAAATCTTAAAATTGTACGATGCCCGAGGCTTAAGAGGATGCCTCCCCTCCCTCCTTCACTTAAATCACTGTCGTTATGTCAAGTCGGGTTAACAGAAGTTCTTGAGGACATCCCAAAATGTGAGGGACTCCCTTGTCTTGATCAACTGCCGAGTCTGAAGGTTCTTCGCATCGAGAGAATGCCAGTATT TCCTAGAGACCAACGCAAGTATTTTCCTAGCTTGGAGGAGCTCACGTTCAGGGACATGCCAGAATGGGAAGAGTGGTCTTGGGCTGATGGTCGACAGCTGTTTCCCTGCTTGCGGAAACTTGAAATTAAAAGATGCCCGAAGCTTAAGAGGATGCCTCCCCTCCCTCCTTCACTTGAGTCACTGTTATTATCTCAAGTCGGGTTGACAGAAGTTCCAAGATTATTGGAAGAAATCGATGGAAGTAGTAGCAGTATGACCGTTTCAGAATTGAAAATATATAGTCTTAAAAAGGTCGAGATGGAGGACATCCCAGAATGTGAGGGACTCCCTTGTCTTGGACAACTGCCGAGTCTCAAGGTTCTTCGCATCGAGAGAATGCCAGCAGTAAAGAAGGTGGGCGATGGATTCTTTGGTTCTAGAGACCAAAGCAAGTGTTTTCCTAGCTTGAAGGAGCTCACGATCAGGGACATGCCACAATGGGAAGAGTGGTCTTGGGCTGATGGTCGACAGCTGTTTCCCTGCTTGCGGAAACTTGAAATTAAAAGATGCCCGAAGCTTAAGAGGATGCCTCCCCTCCCTCCTTCACTTGAGTCACTGTTATTATCTCAAGTCGGGTTGACAGAAGTTCCAAGATTATGGGAAGAAATCGATGGAAGTAGTAGCAGTATGACCGTTTCAGAATTGAAAATATATAGTCTTAAAAAGGTCAAGCTGGAGGACATCCCAGAATGTGAGGGACTCCCTTGTCTTGGACAACTGCCGAGTCTCAAGGTTCTTCGCATCGAGAGAATGCCAACAGTAAAGAAGGTGGGCGATGGATTCTTTGGTTCTAGAGACCAAAGCAAGTGTTTTCCTAGCTTGAAGGAGCTCACGATCAGGGACATGCCACAATGGGAAGAGTGGTCTTGGGCTGATGGCCGACAGCTGTTTCCCTGCTTGCGAAAACTTCAAATTGAAAGATGCCCGAGGCTTAAGAGGATGCCTCTCCTCCCTCCACTCAAAACATTAAGATTATGTGAAGTCGGATTGACAGAAGTTGCAGGGTTACGGGAAGGAATCCATGGAGGCGGCATTTGTGTAACTGCTTCTCGTTCATCATTGGAAATAAATCAATGTCCAAATCTAAGAAATCTGCAAGAAGGGTTGCTATCGCACAGCTTCCCAAATATCGGTGACATTGCGATATTGGAATGCGCGGAACTCGTGTTGCTGCCGGTGAAGGAGTTTAAAGAACTCACCTCCCTTGAGAAGTTGTCAATCTGCAGCTGCCCGAAGCTCTTGAGCATGACGAGAGATGGGGACATTAACATCTGCCTCCCACCCTCGATCAAGGAACTAGTGCTGTCTGACTGTGGGAATCTGGGAAAATTGCTACTGGGCTGCCTGCACAACTTGACCTCACTCACTCGATTGGAAATAGGCGACTGCCGGTGCATAGAGTCTCTACCAGCGACGTCGCTGCTTCACCTGAAACGACTTCAATATCTGAAATTTTGGAAATGTGGTGAGCTGAGATCAAAAGACGAGTTGTTGCTGAATGAAGGGAATGAGCAAGTGGAGGGTTCGTCGGTAACTGAATTATGCATCGACGACACAGCCCTGTTCAAACTATCGCTCTTAAGAAGGACACTTCCATCCGTCCGTGCTCTCAGAATCTTAAACTTTCATCGAGCGACGATGTCTGATGAGGAGGAGCAGTTGTTGCGAAGCCTCACAGCTCTCAGAGTGCTAGAATTCGAGGATTGCAAGAATCTACAATCGCTCCCGAGAGAGTTGCATGCCTTTCCCTCCATCTGTCTTCTAATAATAATTGGATGTCCGGAGATTCAGTCGCTACCTGAGAAGGGGCTGCCGACGTCCCTCAGGAATCTAATTTTCGTTGGCTGCCATCCCATGCTGAGTGAGCAGCTGAAAAAGCACTTGGACGAGATGAAGAGCTCGGGTCGATTTTTGGCTCTTGACCGATTGGAGATACATGAAG ataaaAGGATTAGCTCTAGATATGTCTTGAAGAACTATTCAGAGAAGAACtattcagaagaagaagaagaagaagaagaattttcAGATAAAAGGAGTAGCTCTAGATATGTCTTGAAGAACtattcagaagaagaagaagaagaagaagaagaattttcAGATAAAAGGAGTAGCTCTAGATATGTCTTGAAGAACTATTCAGAGAAGAACtattcagaagaagaagaagaagaagaagaagaagaagaattgtcCGAGTAA
- the LOC103975192 gene encoding putative disease resistance protein RGA1, which translates to MWSCILAGLGSFGSSCIGSLIRKITDCLIERVSEDPGVADLHKLRNTLSETQRTIGEVENMWIKDEGTKKRLKELQVKLKDTVYDADDLLDEIQFRVLKQQIEQQGAQGYEASNQSSSSSDLPPRIKRKLHERVGRLFGREDDVDRVRENQSKLDEYTTEIKHFIDNLHDDEKQMITSVVPRTTTSFPIETQVFGREKQLNDLLERLMKSADGSGSSNSSISTLTIFGIGGVGKTTLAQHAYHHERVKDYFHHTVWVCVSDDFNVERLTKEIIESLTRKTCDLSNLNTLQEEVKEKLTSKRFLLVLDDVWDENRQNWDRFRAPLNSGVLGSKILVTTRSRKIAEMVGNPIPLGVLDDASYWEFFKQCAFSSKYNGEYPQLEAIAKKIVSRLKGLPLAARMVGGLLKDGMNEEHWRNIAESEIWQLPQNEEGVLPVLQLSYQCLPPHLKRCFVFCSLFPKDHRFYKGDDLVRLWMAEGYVAQDNNMTMEDTGSRYFLDLVNRSFFQEALWGSKYVMYVMHDVIHDLAQFISEGEFCRNDDESKEIPNTTRHLSATLTDGTKLMELSCYDKLRTLKISIKNLWFRFRVKSPLFIQFEKLKNIRVLLLKNCGLRELPETIGDLIHLRYLDISYNRQIWRLPESLCGLYNLRVLDLSECKLQSLPHGMSKLINLMHLNAEDEIIFKINDVGKLTSLQRLSSFKVLKDQGYRVAQLGGLKQLRQLRITNLENVESKQEASKANLNNKQYLEKLVLEWTSDDGNELIMSKEVLEGLQPHQALKRLTIRGYNGVRSPSWLQAQLLVNLITLELENCTAWEDISCIRQLPNLKKLYVKGMPAVKQISHGLSTESKFLPNLEELVLENMVALEELPRLGQLPCLKVLRIDQMSTMTKVGHGFFGYRDQGKCFPCLEELRFNGMPKWEEWSWADGRELFPCLRKLQIEKCPRLKRMPPLPPSLKSLSLCEVGLTEVPRLWEEIDGSSSSMIVSELKIYSLEEIKLVDIPECEELPCLGQLPSLKVLRIEGMPTVKKVGDGFFGSRDQGKCFPSLEELMFSDMRQWEECSWADGRQLFPCLRKLEIKSCPKLKRMPPLPPSLESLSLCRVESIEVPRLWEEIDGSSSMTVPEYGLPCLGQLPSLKVLRIVGMPTVKKVGDGFFGSRDQGKCFPSLEELMFSDMRQWEECSWADGRQLFPCLRKLEIKSCPKLKRMPPLPPSLESLSLCRVESIEVPRLWEEIDGSSSMTVPEYGLPCLGQLPSLKVLRIVGMPTVKKVGDGFFGSRDQGKCFPSLEELMFSDMRQWEECSWADGRQLFPCLRKLEIKSCPKLKRMPPLPPSLESLSLCRVESIEVPRLWEEIDGSSSMTVPEYGLPCLGQLPSLKVLRIVGMPIVKKVGDGFFGSRDQGKCFPSLEELTFRDMPEWEDWSWADGRQLFPCLRKLEIERCPRLKRLPPLPPPLETLEIDEVGLTEVPGLWEGIHGGDNLITASLSTLRIRKCPNLRNLVEGLLSHSLPNIRDIEIAECAELVWLPVKGFKELTSLEALLIRSCPNLSSMTRDGDINICLPPSIVGLVLSDCGNLGKLLPGCLHNLTSLAGLEIGGCPSIESLPETSLLHLKRLEYLKIWKCGELRSIDELRALKSLRELNIKLCPKLLLNEGNEQVEGLSVPKLCIDDTALFKLSLLRRTLPYVRVLTISNFPRATMFGEEEQLFRSLTALRSLKFKNCNNLQSLPRELHALPSLWLLTIIGCPEIQSVPEKGLPTSLMNLRFEGCDAMLTEQLEKHLAEMKSSGRFSNVTHRDILRYITSNHCFSASTQLVFRCFRLVLPPSL; encoded by the coding sequence ATGTGGTCGTGCATACTAGCAGGCTTGGGATCGTTCGGATCGTCCTGCATCGGGAGCTTGATTCGTAAGATCACCGACTGTTTGATCGAAAGAGTTTCGGAGGATCCCGGAGTCGCTGACCTCCACAAGCTGAGGAACACTCTTTCGGAGACTCAGCGCACCATCGGCGAAGTCGAGAACATGTGGATTAAAGATGAAGGCACGAAAAAGCGATTGAAGGAATTGCAGGTGAAACTGAAGGACACTGTTTATGACGCTGACGACTTGCTTGATGAGATCCAGTTCCGGGTTCTGAAGCAACAGATCGAGCAACAAGGAGCTCAGGGGTATGAGGCAAGTAAccaatcatcttcttcttctgatcTCCCTCCGAGGATAAAAAGAAAACTTCATGAACGTGTCGGTCGCCTCTTCGGTAGAGAAGATGATGTGGATAGAGTGAGGGAAAATCAGAGTAAGTTAGATGAATACACTACTGAGATCAAGCATTTCATTGATAACTTACATGATGATGAGAAACAGATGATAACGTCAGTAGTGCCTCGAACCACCACTTCCTTTCCGATAGAAACTCAAGTATTCGGACGAGAGAAACAGCTGAATGACCTTCTGGAACGGTTGATGAAATCGGCCGATGGATCCGGATCCAGCAACAGTAGCATCTCTACCTTGACTATTTTTGGGATCGGCGGGGTCGGAAAGACTACTCTTGCTCAGCATGCCTACCACCACGAGAGGGTGAAGGACTATTTTCATCATACGGTCTGGGTCTGTGTATCCGACGACTTCAACGTGGAGAGGCTTACAAAAGAGATCATAGAATCCTTAACCCGAAAGACGTGTGATCTCAGCAACCTTAATACACTTCAAGAGGAAGTTAAGGAGAAGTTGACCTCAAAAAGGTTCCTTCTTGTCCTCGACGATGTGTGGGACGAGAACAGACAGAACTGGGATAGATTTCGTGCACCATTGAATTCCGGAGTACTAGGAAGCAAGATTTTGGTTACAACTCGCTCTAGAAAGATTGCAGAAATGGTTGGCAATCCGATCCCTCTAGGAGTTCTGGATGACGCCAGCTATTGGGAATTTTTCAAGCAATGTGCATTTAGTTCCAAATACAACGGTGAATATCCACAGCTAGAAGCCATAGCAAAGAAGATCGTTAGCAGGTTGAAGGGTTTGCCACTTGCGGCAAGGATGGTAGGCGGGTTGTTGAAGGACGGGATGAATGAGGAGCACTGGAGAAACATCGCAGAAAGTGAAATCTGGCAACTACCGCAAAATGAAGAGGGTGTCCTGCCAGTCCTACAATTGAGCTATCAATGTCTTCCCCCACACCTTAAGCGGTGCTTTGTTTTTTGTTCCCTGTTCCCCAAAGATCATCGATTTTATAAAGGAGATGACTTGGTCCGgctttggatggcagaaggctacgTTGCTCAAGACAACAATATGACGATGGAGGATACAGGAAGCCGCTACTTCCTTGACTTAGTGAATAGGTCTTTCTTTCAGGAAGCTCTTTGGGGATCGAAATATGTGATGTATGTGATGCATGACGTCATACACGATCTTGCTCAATTTATTTCAGAGGGAGAGTTTTGCAGGAACGATGATGAGTCGAAAGAGATCCCTAATACGACTCGTCATCTATCAGCAACATTAACCGATGGAACTAAGTTAATGGAGCTCTCCTGTTATGATAAATTACGGACCCTCAAGATCAGTATAAAAAATCTTTGGTTTAGATTTAGAGTTAAAAGCCCTTTGTTCATTcagtttgaaaaattaaaaaacattCGAGTGTTGCTATTGAAGAACTGTGGCTTGCGGGAGTTGCCTGAGACAATTGGTGACTTGATACACCTCCGCTACCTTGACATATCCTACAACCGTCAGATTTGGAGACTGCCGGAGTCACTATGTGGTCTTTACAATTTGCGAGTACTCGATCTGTCTGAATGTAAACTACAGAGTTTACCGCACGGCATGAGTAAGTTGATCAACTTGATGCATCTTAATGCAGAAGACGaaataattttcaagataaaTGATGTTGGGAAGCTGACTTCCCTTCAACGATTGTCTTCATTCAAAGTACTCAAGGATCAGGGATACAGGGTTGCCCAATTAGGCGGCCTGAAACAACTTCGACAACTTCGAATTACCAACCTCGAGAACGTTGAGAGTAAACAAGAAGCAAGCAAGGCTAATCTGAACAACAAACAGTATCTTGAAAAACTGGTCTTAGAATGGACATCGGATGACGGCAATGAATTAATTATGTCGAAGGAGGTACTGGAAGGTCTCCAACCACATCAGGCTCTCAAACGTTTGACGATCAGAGGGTACAATGGAGTCAGATCACCCAGTTGGCTGCAGGCACAATTGTTAGTGAACCTGATAACTCTTGAACTAGAAAACTGCACAGCATGGGAGGATATTTCATGTATTAGACAGCTACCGAATCTCAAGAAACTTTACGTGAAGGGAATGCCTGCAGTGAAACAAATAAGTCATGGATTAAGTACAGAGAGCAAGTTCTTGCCTAATCTGGAAGAGCTAGTGCTGGAGAACATGGTGGCATTGGAGGAACTCCCGAGACTTGGACAACTGCCGTGTCTTAAAGTTCTTCGCATCGATCAAATGTCAACAATGACGAAGGTGGGCCACGGGTTCTTTGGTTATAGAGATCAAGGCAAGTGTTTTCCTTGCTTGGAGGAGCTCAGGTTCAACGGCATGCCAAAATGGGAAGAGTGGTCTTGGGCAGATGGTCGAGAGCTGTTTCCCTGCTTGCGAAAACTTCAAATTGAAAAATGCCCGAGGCTTAAGAGGATGCCTCCCCTCCCTCCTTCACTTAAATCACTGTCATTATGTGAAGTCGGGTTGACAGAAGTTCCAAGATTGTGGGAAGAAATCGATGGAAGTAGCAGCAGTATGATCGTTTCAGAATTGAAAATATATAGTCTTGAAGAGATCAAGCTGGTGGACATCCCAGAATGTGAGGAACTCCCTTGTCTTGGACAATTGCCGAGTCTCAAGGTTCTTCGCATCGAGGGAATGCCAACAGTGAAGAAGGTGGGCGATGGATTCTTCGGTTCTAGAGACCAAGGCAAATGTTTTCCTAGCTTGGAGGAGCTCATGTTCAGCGACATGCGACAATGGGAAGAGTGTTCTTGGGCTGATGGCCGACAGCTGTTTCCCTGCTTGCGAAAACTTGAAATTAAAAGTTGCCCGAAGCTTAAGAGGATGCCTCCTCTCCCTCCTTCACTTGAATCACTGTCATTATGTCGAGTCGAGTCGATAGAAGTTCCAAGATTATGGGAAGAAATCGATGGAAGTAGCAGTATGACTGTTCCAGAATATGGACTCCCTTGTCTTGGACAATTGCCGAGTCTCAAGGTTCTTCGCATCGTGGGAATGCCAACAGTGAAGAAGGTGGGCGATGGATTCTTCGGTTCTAGAGACCAAGGCAAATGTTTTCCTAGCTTGGAGGAGCTCATGTTCAGCGACATGCGACAATGGGAAGAGTGTTCTTGGGCTGATGGCCGACAGCTGTTTCCCTGCTTGCGAAAACTTGAAATTAAAAGTTGCCCGAAGCTTAAGAGGATGCCTCCTCTCCCTCCTTCACTTGAATCACTGTCATTATGTCGAGTCGAGTCGATAGAAGTTCCAAGATTATGGGAAGAAATCGATGGAAGTAGCAGTATGACTGTTCCAGAATATGGACTCCCTTGTCTTGGACAATTGCCGAGTCTCAAGGTTCTTCGCATCGTGGGAATGCCAACAGTGAAGAAGGTGGGCGATGGATTCTTCGGTTCTAGAGACCAAGGCAAATGTTTTCCTAGCTTGGAGGAGCTCATGTTCAGCGACATGCGACAATGGGAAGAGTGTTCTTGGGCTGATGGCCGACAGCTGTTTCCCTGCTTGCGAAAACTTGAAATTAAAAGTTGCCCGAAGCTTAAGAGGATGCCTCCTCTCCCTCCTTCACTTGAATCACTGTCATTATGTCGAGTCGAGTCGATAGAAGTTCCAAGATTATGGGAAGAAATCGATGGAAGTAGCAGTATGACTGTTCCAGAATATGGACTCCCTTGTCTTGGACAATTGCCGAGTCTCAAGGTTCTTCGCATCGTGGGAATGCCAATAGTGAAGAAGGTGGGCGATGGATTCTTCGGTTCTAGAGACCAAGGCAAATGTTTTCCTAGCTTGGAGGAGCTCACGTTCAGGGACATGCCAGAATGGGAAGATTGGTCTTGGGCTGATGGCCGACAACTATTTCCCTGCTTGCGAAAACTTGAAATTGAAAGATGCCCGAGGCTTAAGAGGTtgcctcccctccctcctccacTTGAAACATTAGAAATAGATGAAGTCGGATTGACAGAAGTGCCAGGGTTATGGGAAGGAATCCATGGAGGCGACAATTTAATAActgcttctctttcaacattgagaaTACGTAAATGTCCAAATCTAAGAAATCTGGTAGAAGGGTTGCTATCGCACAGCTTACCAAATATCCGTGACATTGAGATAGCGGAATGTGCGGAACTCGTTTGGCTGCCGGTGAAGGGGTTTAAAGAACTCACTTCCCTTGAGGCATTGTTAATCCGCAGTTGCCCGAATCTCTCGAGCATGACGCGAGATGGGGACATTAACATCTGCCTCCCACCCTCGATCGTGGGACTAGTGCTGTCTGACTGTGGGAATCTGGGAAAATTGCTACCGGGCTGCCTGCACAACTTGACCTCACTCGCTGGATTGGAAATAGGCGGCTGCCCGTCCATAGAGTCTCTTCCTGAAACGTCGCTGCTTCACCTGAAACGACTTGAATATCTGAAGATTTGGAAATGTGGTGAGTTGAGATCAATAGACGAGTTGCGAGCTCTCAAATCCCTCAGAGAATTGAACATTAAACTATGTCCCAAGCTGTTGCTGAATGAAGGGAATGAGCAAGTGGAAGGTTTGTCGGTGCCTAAATTATGCATCGACGACACAGCCCTGTTTAAACTATCGCTCTTAAGAAGGACACTTCCATACGTCCGTGTTCTCACAATCTCAAACTTTCCTCGAGCGACGATGTTTGGTGAAGAGGAGCAGTTGTTTCGAAGCCTCACAGCTCTCAGATCGCTAAAATTCAAGAATTGCAATAATCTACAATCACTACCGAGAGAGTTGCATGCCCTTCCCTCCCTCTGGCTTTTAACAATAATTGGATGTCCGGAGATTCAGTCGGTACCGGAGAAGGGGCTGCCGACGTCCCTCATGAATCTACGTTTCGAAGGCTGCGATGCGATGCTGACGGAGCAGCTGGAAAAGCACTTGGCCGAGATGAAGAGTTCGGGTCGATTTTCGAATGTCACCCACCGGGATATATTAAGGTACATCACATCCAACCATTGCTTCTCCGCATCGACGCAATTGGTTTTTCGTTGTTTTCGGTTGGTTTTGCCTCCGAGTCTCTGA